One window from the genome of Pyrobaculum ferrireducens encodes:
- the udg gene encoding type-4 uracil-DNA glycosylase, with translation MDLQELHEQIRNCTKCPLHRHRKNAVPGEGGMKLGVMLVGEAPGAVEDEQGRPFVGPAGQLLTKSLSQLGVHREDVFITNVVKCRPPENRTPREDEVEACMPYLLKQIEILKPRRVVALGLVSAVALLRHMGRGVERLSDVRGRCFKGRIAGIELEVCVTYHPAAVLRNPKLRGEFQSDLAVFFGGGLERYF, from the coding sequence GTGGATCTCCAAGAGCTTCATGAACAAATTAGGAACTGCACAAAATGCCCGCTTCATAGACACAGGAAAAACGCCGTGCCCGGCGAGGGGGGTATGAAGCTGGGCGTCATGCTTGTGGGCGAGGCGCCCGGCGCCGTCGAGGACGAGCAGGGCCGGCCCTTCGTAGGCCCCGCGGGTCAGCTCCTCACAAAGTCCCTTAGCCAACTAGGCGTACATCGGGAAGACGTGTTTATTACTAACGTGGTTAAGTGCAGACCTCCGGAGAACCGAACTCCCCGGGAGGACGAGGTTGAGGCGTGTATGCCGTACCTCCTCAAGCAGATAGAGATATTAAAGCCCAGGAGGGTCGTGGCGCTCGGCCTGGTCAGCGCGGTGGCGCTTCTGAGGCACATGGGGAGGGGGGTGGAGAGACTTAGCGACGTGCGGGGGAGGTGTTTCAAGGGACGGATCGCCGGAATTGAGCTGGAGGTCTGTGTGACTTACCACCCCGCCGCTGTGCTGAGGAACCCGAAGCTGAGGGGCGAGTTTCAGAGCGACTTGGCTGTGTTTTTCGGCGGGGGGTTAGAGAGGTATTTCTAA
- a CDS encoding DUF2070 family protein, with the protein MRAFEKSYSILFGRSPKRIALYATSLFIVFAVLKGAQQPLAPLLYIALGGALILIFLLVDRALINPRRSYYVAVVSTTFVAFFDLVFQKPALSFSLVGAIISATVLQSLKCRTPAYVLPLAVSSLVYYLMGEYYLFVVSLSYIAVLQIMRFVINKMARGLDAMCMFSSFIYAVFAEDDVLEDAFRELGRVEAVPLHVYTIGGRHVVVVSDFHPGPFRHIGGGMLVDYLNSEVEKMEYRFTFLHGVGSHERDPITSDSVRRIVDAVKSALASMHNGSPPLGVRPVKHRFGDVKVVGFSIGTPPHLAIVSRVESASDDIPTWVGRRVDAGEYVLVDAQNKFDGAVHWGEEDVVSLSKGLKALHEANVCRSFKIGIGKTYAQHLDPLGYEIGPAGISAIVNDCDGARGLLIVFDGNNLDGALYEQLIKIYEARGYEVVEVVTTDTHRATGVGLGRGYRIVGERIEHSRIVELVDKAVSEAERSLAPMPVAYKRVEVVAEVLGEEGFRRIQDTVRIYKKVGLVIAVAVFVIPSLLIALLA; encoded by the coding sequence ATGAGGGCGTTTGAGAAGAGCTATTCTATTCTATTCGGCCGCTCGCCGAAGAGAATCGCGCTCTACGCCACCTCGTTGTTTATTGTCTTCGCCGTCTTGAAGGGGGCTCAGCAACCCCTAGCCCCCCTTCTCTACATCGCCTTAGGGGGGGCGCTCATCCTGATCTTTCTGCTGGTGGACCGCGCCTTGATTAACCCCAGGAGGTCGTACTACGTCGCCGTGGTGTCTACGACGTTTGTGGCGTTTTTTGACTTGGTTTTTCAAAAGCCTGCGCTGTCCTTCTCTCTAGTTGGGGCGATTATAAGCGCCACGGTTCTACAGTCGCTTAAGTGCAGGACGCCGGCGTACGTGTTGCCGCTGGCGGTGTCTTCCCTGGTGTATTACCTAATGGGGGAATACTACCTCTTCGTGGTGTCTCTCTCCTACATCGCCGTCCTTCAGATAATGAGGTTTGTGATTAACAAGATGGCCCGCGGTCTTGACGCCATGTGTATGTTCTCCAGCTTCATATACGCTGTGTTTGCAGAAGACGACGTCTTGGAGGATGCCTTTAGGGAGCTGGGGAGGGTGGAGGCTGTGCCTCTCCATGTCTACACCATAGGGGGGCGGCACGTGGTGGTGGTTTCCGACTTCCACCCGGGCCCCTTTAGACACATAGGGGGAGGCATGTTGGTGGATTACCTGAATAGCGAAGTGGAGAAGATGGAGTACCGCTTCACCTTCCTACACGGCGTTGGTAGCCACGAGCGGGACCCCATCACCAGCGACTCCGTGAGGCGCATTGTCGACGCGGTTAAATCCGCCCTCGCGTCTATGCACAACGGCTCACCACCCTTGGGCGTGCGCCCTGTGAAGCACAGGTTCGGGGATGTGAAGGTGGTAGGCTTCAGCATAGGCACCCCGCCCCACCTGGCGATAGTGAGTAGGGTGGAGTCGGCGTCTGATGATATACCCACGTGGGTGGGTAGGCGGGTGGACGCTGGGGAGTACGTATTAGTCGACGCCCAGAATAAATTCGACGGCGCCGTGCATTGGGGGGAGGAGGACGTCGTGTCACTCTCTAAAGGTCTGAAGGCGTTGCACGAGGCTAATGTATGCCGCTCTTTCAAAATCGGGATTGGGAAGACCTATGCGCAACACCTCGATCCGCTGGGCTATGAAATTGGGCCTGCGGGGATCTCGGCTATTGTGAACGACTGCGACGGAGCTAGGGGGTTGCTAATTGTTTTTGATGGGAATAACCTGGACGGCGCCTTGTATGAACAGCTTATTAAGATCTACGAGGCGCGTGGATACGAGGTTGTGGAGGTGGTGACAACGGACACCCATAGGGCCACCGGCGTTGGGCTGGGCCGTGGGTACAGGATAGTGGGGGAGCGTATTGAACACAGCCGCATAGTGGAGCTCGTGGACAAGGCGGTGTCTGAGGCGGAGAGGTCGCTGGCGCCGATGCCGGTTGCCTACAAGAGGGTGGAGGTCGTGGCGGAGGTATTAGGCGAGGAGGGCTTCAGGAGAATTCAAGACACCGTCAGGATCTATAAGAAAGTTGGGTTAGTTATAGCTGTTGCTGTTTTTGTCATACCTTCTCTTTTAATTGCGCTTTTGGCATAA
- a CDS encoding DUF2153 family protein yields MNREIPTTEAVLEYLESMMERLDQWVKEQERQVKDLEAHGESMKMADRLELLYSAQAMLGYIAKVLKDFESWLSNPVVTSVMPEEMLRRLEAMLREVAIKFIQVDISHTSEYRDLLSKFAKEGKVPSVLALYIQQRPQAPPRRRGGEEGGTPRFF; encoded by the coding sequence ATGAATCGTGAAATTCCGACTACGGAGGCCGTTCTGGAGTACCTGGAGTCGATGATGGAGCGGCTGGATCAGTGGGTTAAGGAACAGGAAAGGCAGGTGAAGGACCTGGAGGCCCACGGAGAGTCTATGAAGATGGCCGACAGGCTTGAGCTGCTCTACTCGGCGCAAGCGATGCTGGGCTACATAGCCAAGGTTCTGAAGGATTTCGAGTCTTGGCTCAGCAACCCAGTGGTGACGTCGGTGATGCCTGAGGAAATGCTAAGGCGCCTCGAGGCGATGCTTAGGGAGGTCGCTATTAAATTCATACAAGTCGATATTTCTCACACCAGCGAATATAGAGACTTGCTTTCTAAATTCGCGAAAGAGGGAAAGGTGCCGAGCGTCCTCGCGTTGTATATACAGCAGAGGCCGCAGGCGCCGCCGCGTAGGCGTGGGGGGGAGGAGGGGGGTACGCCGCGGTTCTTCTAA
- a CDS encoding class I SAM-dependent methyltransferase — MSLRRRLSGVVPGELLEKVPSSLEIIGSRSGAVAIIEIPPELENYKFAIAKAVAEANKHVRAVLRRVGGRAGEYRLYNYEVLLEGPTEVIHKEHGYYIKVDPTKVFFSSRDQTDRLDVASRVGEGERVLYLFAGVAPYAVAIAKLAKPRLIVAVELNPWGFKYMVDNFRLNKIKNAVAIHGDVAVVAPLLRRKFDRVLLTLPLGAYKYLPAALECLEKSGVIHFYHLGKEEDPFGEAEGIVTQICPHCQVVGRRVVRDYAPGVYKVRLDIYKP; from the coding sequence GTGTCTCTTAGACGCCGCCTCAGCGGAGTGGTGCCCGGGGAGTTGCTTGAGAAGGTCCCATCCTCACTTGAAATTATTGGATCCAGGAGCGGCGCCGTCGCGATTATCGAGATACCGCCGGAGCTTGAGAACTATAAATTCGCCATAGCTAAGGCGGTGGCTGAGGCGAATAAACACGTACGCGCCGTGTTGCGCAGAGTAGGGGGCCGAGCCGGGGAGTACAGGCTCTACAACTACGAGGTGTTGCTGGAGGGCCCCACGGAGGTTATACACAAGGAACACGGCTACTACATAAAAGTCGACCCCACCAAAGTCTTCTTCTCTTCGAGGGACCAGACAGACAGGCTTGACGTGGCGAGTAGAGTCGGCGAGGGCGAGAGAGTTCTATACCTCTTCGCCGGCGTCGCGCCCTACGCGGTGGCCATAGCCAAGTTGGCAAAGCCGAGGCTGATAGTAGCCGTAGAGCTCAACCCATGGGGCTTTAAGTACATGGTCGACAACTTCCGGCTTAACAAGATTAAAAACGCCGTGGCGATACACGGCGACGTGGCTGTGGTTGCACCCCTACTGAGGCGGAAATTCGACAGAGTCCTCCTAACGCTACCTCTAGGCGCCTATAAGTACCTGCCAGCGGCTCTTGAGTGTCTAGAGAAGAGCGGGGTGATTCACTTCTACCACTTGGGCAAAGAAGAGGATCCATTTGGGGAGGCGGAGGGGATTGTCACGCAGATATGTCCCCACTGCCAAGTGGTAGGTCGGCGGGTAGTGAGGGACTACGCCCCCGGCGTATACAAGGTTAGGCTGGATATCTACAAGCCTTAG
- the radA gene encoding DNA repair and recombination protein RadA translates to MSSKKKKADAEAAQAQATVEVRADLDVEELEGIGRVTGAKLKERGYYTVRDIAFASAKELAEIIGNEERAQQIIEAARKMLGLHSFISALEVYERRKMIRRISTGVRALDELLGGGVETRAVTEVVGEFGSGKTQLCHQLAVMVQLPEDRGGLGAKAIYIDTENTFRPERIMQIAKARGLDPDQALHNIFYARAYSSDHQMILVDQAKSIIKQHNVALLVVDSVIAHFRSEFPGRENLAERQQKLNKHVADLLRLADAYDVAVVITNQVMAQPDVFFGNPLRPAGGNILAHGATYRLWLRKSKENIRIAKIFDSPYHPEGEVSFRITEEGLVD, encoded by the coding sequence GTGTCTTCTAAAAAGAAAAAGGCTGACGCCGAGGCGGCCCAGGCGCAGGCCACCGTCGAGGTACGCGCCGATCTAGATGTCGAAGAGCTGGAGGGTATTGGGAGGGTGACGGGGGCTAAGCTAAAGGAGAGGGGGTACTACACGGTGCGCGACATAGCCTTCGCATCTGCCAAGGAGCTCGCCGAAATTATCGGTAACGAGGAGAGAGCGCAACAGATTATAGAGGCGGCGCGTAAGATGCTGGGGCTCCACTCATTTATCTCCGCTCTTGAGGTTTACGAGAGGCGCAAGATGATTAGGCGGATCTCCACGGGGGTGAGGGCTCTTGACGAGCTCCTCGGCGGCGGCGTGGAGACCAGGGCCGTCACTGAGGTTGTGGGCGAGTTCGGCTCCGGCAAGACGCAACTGTGTCACCAGCTAGCGGTGATGGTCCAGCTCCCCGAGGACAGGGGCGGGCTGGGCGCCAAGGCCATTTACATAGATACTGAGAACACCTTCCGCCCCGAGCGCATTATGCAGATCGCCAAGGCCAGGGGGCTCGACCCCGACCAGGCGTTGCACAATATCTTCTACGCCAGGGCCTACAGCTCGGATCACCAGATGATTCTTGTGGACCAGGCTAAGTCAATCATAAAGCAACACAACGTGGCGTTGCTTGTAGTAGATTCGGTAATTGCCCACTTCCGCTCCGAGTTCCCCGGCAGGGAGAACCTGGCTGAGCGCCAGCAGAAGCTGAATAAACACGTCGCAGACCTACTGCGCCTCGCCGACGCTTACGACGTGGCGGTGGTAATCACAAACCAGGTGATGGCGCAACCAGACGTCTTCTTCGGCAACCCGCTGAGGCCGGCTGGGGGCAACATATTGGCGCACGGCGCAACCTACCGCCTCTGGCTGAGGAAGTCAAAGGAAAACATTAGAATTGCGAAGATATTCGACAGTCCCTACCACCCGGAGGGGGAGGTTTCGTTCCGCATCACGGAGGAGGGGCTTGTGGACTAG
- a CDS encoding B12-binding domain-containing radical SAM protein, translating to MPLPRFDVVITTDRSMMSNYHRKEFLGFGTTGPVFVELPFGLSERFHTYLFAPKVKTDKWGRPLEAPYGMRKIEAKLLDAGINAAVIDPDHVHKYLKDAKLLMLSHHDYFGLNPPSSTWGVIVGKEPMNAMLFRRFMERLAPRIWEAKSSNGLRVVVGGPAAWQWLYYPELVERWGVDTIFDGEGEKLVVDLVKRALEGKPLPRYVYVGVGEAPDVDEISTIRYPSINGLVEIGRGCPRGCAFCSVTLRAMRWYPLEKIERELKVNADAGVVDGILHSDEVPLYGSTSVEPNPEKLIALHKLAKKYYRKVGWSHSTLVAVYHGEKKMGKLFTKLSEIIIDDNQEWWGAQIGLETGSIRLARRIMPGKAAPYKIEQWHEIVVEAAAVMHEVRLIPAITLIVGLPDEQPDDVVETIELVERLRPYRSLIVPLFYVPMSHVKSEKTGWLDKVNLYPEHIDLLKVVARHSIYWAKDIVNKFYFKGPQYALVRLLVNYFINYVEKKLDKIQEDVERYKEELRMARASSRREVLTFAS from the coding sequence ATGCCTTTACCTAGATTTGACGTCGTGATTACCACAGATAGATCAATGATGTCGAACTACCATAGGAAGGAGTTTCTAGGGTTTGGGACCACGGGGCCTGTTTTCGTCGAGCTCCCCTTTGGCCTCTCTGAGCGCTTCCACACCTATCTCTTTGCTCCAAAAGTTAAGACAGATAAATGGGGGAGGCCCCTGGAGGCACCCTACGGGATGAGAAAAATTGAGGCTAAGCTTCTAGACGCCGGCATAAACGCCGCTGTGATAGACCCAGACCACGTCCACAAGTACCTCAAAGACGCCAAGTTGCTTATGTTAAGTCACCACGACTACTTCGGCCTCAACCCTCCGAGTAGCACCTGGGGGGTTATTGTGGGTAAGGAGCCTATGAACGCCATGCTGTTTAGGAGATTTATGGAGCGGCTGGCGCCGCGTATATGGGAGGCGAAGTCAAGCAACGGGCTGAGGGTGGTCGTGGGAGGGCCCGCGGCGTGGCAGTGGCTGTACTATCCAGAACTTGTTGAGAGGTGGGGCGTCGACACTATTTTCGACGGCGAGGGGGAGAAGCTAGTTGTAGACCTTGTGAAGAGGGCTTTAGAGGGCAAGCCGTTGCCGAGGTATGTATATGTGGGGGTGGGCGAGGCCCCCGACGTAGATGAGATATCCACAATAAGGTACCCGAGTATAAACGGTCTGGTGGAGATTGGGAGGGGGTGCCCCCGGGGATGCGCCTTCTGCTCAGTGACGCTTAGGGCGATGAGGTGGTATCCTCTTGAGAAGATTGAGAGGGAGCTGAAAGTAAATGCAGATGCGGGGGTTGTCGACGGTATTCTCCACTCAGACGAGGTGCCTCTCTACGGCTCTACTAGTGTGGAGCCCAATCCCGAGAAGCTGATAGCTTTACACAAACTGGCTAAGAAATACTACCGGAAGGTTGGGTGGAGCCACTCCACGCTGGTGGCGGTGTACCACGGCGAGAAGAAGATGGGGAAGCTCTTTACTAAGCTCTCAGAGATTATAATTGACGACAATCAGGAGTGGTGGGGGGCGCAGATAGGGCTTGAGACCGGATCTATACGGCTGGCGCGTAGAATAATGCCGGGGAAGGCCGCCCCCTACAAGATTGAGCAGTGGCATGAAATAGTTGTCGAGGCGGCCGCAGTTATGCACGAGGTTAGGCTGATACCCGCCATCACCCTGATCGTAGGTCTCCCAGATGAGCAACCAGACGACGTGGTTGAGACCATTGAGCTCGTGGAGCGGCTTAGGCCGTACCGCTCGTTAATAGTGCCGTTGTTCTACGTCCCTATGAGCCACGTGAAGAGCGAAAAGACTGGATGGCTGGACAAGGTTAACCTATATCCAGAACACATAGATTTGCTTAAGGTGGTGGCGAGGCACTCTATATACTGGGCAAAGGATATTGTGAACAAGTTCTACTTCAAGGGGCCGCAGTATGCGCTGGTGCGTCTCTTAGTTAATTACTTTATTAACTACGTCGAGAAGAAACTTGACAAGATTCAAGAAGATGTTGAACGCTATAAGGAGGAGCTTAGGATGGCGAGGGCGAGCTCTAGAAGAGAAGTGTTAACTTTCGCCTCTTAG
- a CDS encoding C2H2-type zinc finger protein: MENQLCFACTEQRYAKPTTRVRCSVCKKEVSWRHVVSHYAEHGKKSGNDVVCPICNNKVKSQEYRRHVRMHFVAKSEPGYMCGICGRGFVTLRSLLVHLLKTHE; the protein is encoded by the coding sequence ATGGAAAACCAGCTGTGTTTCGCATGTACTGAGCAGAGGTACGCAAAACCGACCACCAGAGTTAGGTGCTCTGTGTGTAAGAAAGAGGTTAGTTGGAGGCATGTTGTCTCCCACTACGCCGAGCATGGAAAGAAAAGCGGCAACGACGTCGTCTGCCCCATATGCAACAATAAGGTGAAGAGCCAGGAATATAGACGGCATGTTAGAATGCATTTCGTGGCGAAAAGCGAGCCGGGCTATATGTGCGGCATCTGCGGCAGGGGATTCGTAACTCTGCGGTCGTTGCTCGTACACCTATTGAAAACTCACGAGTAA
- a CDS encoding CDP-2,3-bis-(O-geranylgeranyl)-sn-glycerol synthase, with translation MDLVAFFILIWPPYVANGSAVFSSRLKTRHPLDFGKTLWDGRRIFGDGKTYEGLAIGITAGSTIGYLPNLLSPHITPLDAFVLSTTAVLGDLLGAFIKRRLCMPRGYPAFPLDQLDFLLTAFLIYSLYAEIPPIYILAAVIITPLIHRATNYAAYVLKLKREPW, from the coding sequence ATGGATCTTGTCGCTTTTTTCATCCTAATCTGGCCCCCATACGTGGCGAACGGCTCCGCCGTCTTCTCATCCCGACTCAAGACTCGCCACCCCCTAGACTTTGGGAAAACGCTGTGGGACGGCAGGAGGATTTTTGGAGACGGAAAAACTTATGAAGGACTCGCCATAGGCATCACGGCGGGGTCAACCATAGGCTACCTCCCCAACTTGCTCTCCCCCCACATAACCCCCCTAGACGCGTTTGTCCTGTCGACGACGGCGGTGCTCGGCGACCTCCTAGGCGCGTTCATAAAGCGGAGGCTCTGCATGCCGAGGGGATACCCAGCCTTCCCACTTGATCAGCTAGACTTTCTCTTAACAGCCTTCCTAATATACAGTCTATACGCAGAGATCCCGCCTATCTACATACTGGCGGCTGTGATAATCACCCCCCTTATACACAGAGCCACTAACTACGCCGCGTATGTCCTTAAGCTGAAGAGAGAACCGTGGTGA
- a CDS encoding V-type ATP synthase subunit F translates to MHIVIGDRTTVALFKLMGFEGRPVEDPAEALNFVVKNLDVYDAIFITSKIARVIRKELDEIRMRNPRKLVVEVPSVEEGMEREVNYLQIVRQVLGG, encoded by the coding sequence ATGCATATCGTGATTGGCGACAGAACTACAGTGGCCTTATTTAAGCTAATGGGATTTGAGGGCAGGCCCGTCGAGGACCCGGCGGAGGCGCTTAACTTCGTAGTGAAAAATCTCGATGTGTATGACGCCATCTTCATAACTTCTAAAATAGCGCGGGTTATTAGGAAGGAGCTAGATGAGATAAGGATGAGAAATCCTCGTAAGCTTGTGGTTGAGGTGCCGAGCGTAGAAGAGGGCATGGAGCGGGAGGTGAATTACCTACAGATCGTGAGGCAGGTTTTGGGCGGATAA
- a CDS encoding V-type ATP synthase subunit E, which translates to MSLFEDLIRSKIAELEELKKNLVIEIETRVRRDANASLNKFSEQITNVESEVALERERILYDAVVSSRKKLAETYERLLKDLVEALYEEVDRMRGSERYVKFLTRLVEDAVKYIQSSDVVIYASPKDRGVVEVIARSLGLTGLIGERDIRGGVIVTSRDGRVAVDYSIESIVSNKLEELKHLLYLETR; encoded by the coding sequence ATGTCGCTTTTCGAGGACTTGATACGTTCCAAAATCGCGGAGCTTGAAGAATTAAAGAAGAATCTAGTTATAGAAATCGAGACCAGGGTTAGGAGGGATGCCAACGCGTCTCTTAACAAATTTTCAGAACAGATTACTAATGTAGAAAGCGAAGTTGCTCTAGAACGTGAGCGTATTCTGTACGACGCCGTGGTAAGTTCAAGAAAGAAGTTGGCTGAAACCTATGAACGGCTTCTCAAAGACTTGGTTGAGGCGCTTTACGAGGAGGTGGATAGAATGAGGGGCTCGGAGAGATATGTGAAATTTCTCACCAGACTCGTGGAGGACGCCGTGAAATATATACAGTCTAGCGATGTTGTTATATATGCCTCGCCTAAGGATAGGGGGGTTGTTGAAGTTATCGCGAGGAGTCTAGGCCTCACTGGTTTAATAGGCGAGAGGGACATAAGAGGCGGGGTAATAGTCACGTCGCGGGATGGCAGGGTGGCGGTTGACTACTCTATCGAGTCTATAGTTAGTAACAAACTAGAAGAGTTAAAACACCTCCTATACCTCGAGACACGATGA
- a CDS encoding V-type ATP synthase subunit A — protein MSGKIEYISGPVVKADLPGARLYELVFVGEIKLFGEVVRVQGDKAFIQVYEDTTGLKPGEPVERTGEPLSAWLGPTIIGKIYDGVQRPLKNIEEISKNPFIARGIGYDQAPPLDLRAEFDFKPSVKPGEEVQPGDVLGFVKETELMTHYILYPPLPDHVPGVVEWVADGKYKVDDVIARVKTKRGVVEVKMWHKWPVRRPRPFREKLPPVEPLITGVRTVDTMFPIAKGGTAAVPGPFGSGKTVMIRTLSMFAQSRFIIPVLCGERGNEAADALQGLLKLKDPTTGRPLLERTTIIVNTSNMPVAAREASVYMGTTLGEYFRDQGYDVLVLADSTSRWAEAMREVALRIGEMPSEEGYPAYLPTRLAEFYERAGRVVLLGNRERVGSLTIAASVSPPGGDFTEPVTSNTLRFIGAFWPLSPRLAYSRHYPAIDWLVAFSRYVDTVEVWWSKNVAPEWRRIRDTLQSILVKEAELQEIVRILGTEALSEYEKHILNVAFMVREGFLKQDAYNPVDTPSAPIKQFLLMKAIYTYYEEGLKAIEAGVPASVLRELETVKRLPRLRMEINNDVAKEELTKFIESLIADIRKATGKKA, from the coding sequence ATGAGTGGCAAAATTGAATACATCTCAGGCCCCGTTGTGAAGGCCGACTTACCTGGCGCCAGGCTTTACGAGCTTGTCTTCGTAGGCGAGATTAAGCTATTCGGCGAGGTTGTGAGAGTCCAGGGCGATAAGGCGTTTATACAGGTGTATGAGGATACAACAGGGCTGAAGCCGGGGGAGCCTGTGGAGAGGACTGGCGAGCCGCTCAGCGCGTGGCTCGGGCCAACTATAATTGGCAAGATTTACGACGGTGTACAGAGGCCTTTGAAAAACATCGAGGAGATCTCCAAAAATCCGTTCATAGCTAGGGGTATTGGTTACGACCAGGCGCCTCCCCTAGATCTGCGGGCCGAGTTCGACTTCAAGCCGTCGGTAAAGCCGGGTGAGGAGGTGCAACCTGGAGATGTGCTGGGCTTCGTAAAGGAGACTGAGTTAATGACGCATTACATCCTCTACCCGCCGTTGCCTGACCACGTCCCTGGCGTGGTGGAGTGGGTGGCTGACGGGAAGTATAAAGTTGACGACGTGATCGCCAGGGTTAAGACAAAGCGAGGAGTTGTCGAGGTGAAGATGTGGCATAAGTGGCCTGTGAGGAGACCTAGGCCGTTCAGGGAGAAGCTCCCGCCGGTGGAGCCACTAATAACCGGCGTCCGCACAGTAGACACGATGTTCCCAATCGCCAAGGGCGGCACCGCCGCCGTGCCCGGCCCCTTCGGCTCTGGCAAGACCGTCATGATAAGAACCTTATCTATGTTTGCACAGAGCAGATTCATAATCCCGGTGCTGTGCGGCGAGAGGGGCAACGAGGCGGCAGACGCCCTGCAGGGTTTGTTAAAGCTGAAGGACCCCACCACCGGGAGGCCTCTGCTTGAGAGAACGACGATTATTGTTAATACTTCAAACATGCCGGTGGCGGCTAGGGAGGCCTCGGTATATATGGGCACGACTCTCGGCGAGTATTTCCGGGACCAGGGCTACGACGTGTTGGTGCTAGCCGACTCCACGTCGCGCTGGGCCGAGGCGATGAGAGAGGTGGCTCTCCGCATAGGCGAGATGCCTTCTGAGGAGGGCTACCCGGCCTACCTCCCGACTAGGCTGGCGGAGTTCTACGAGAGGGCCGGGCGCGTCGTGCTGCTGGGCAACAGGGAGCGGGTGGGGTCGCTCACCATAGCCGCCTCAGTCAGCCCGCCTGGCGGAGACTTCACCGAGCCGGTTACGTCAAATACCCTCCGCTTCATAGGGGCCTTCTGGCCGCTGTCGCCTAGGCTGGCCTACAGCCGCCACTACCCGGCTATTGACTGGCTAGTTGCCTTCTCTAGGTACGTGGACACCGTCGAGGTATGGTGGTCTAAGAACGTGGCGCCGGAGTGGAGAAGGATTAGGGACACACTGCAGTCTATTCTGGTCAAGGAGGCCGAGTTGCAAGAAATCGTGAGGATTCTCGGAACCGAGGCGTTGAGCGAGTACGAGAAGCATATCTTAAACGTGGCGTTTATGGTGAGGGAGGGCTTCCTAAAGCAAGACGCCTACAACCCAGTGGACACGCCCTCGGCGCCGATCAAGCAGTTCTTGTTGATGAAAGCTATCTACACCTACTACGAGGAAGGTCTTAAGGCCATTGAAGCCGGCGTTCCAGCCTCGGTATTGAGAGAACTAGAAACTGTCAAGAGACTACCAAGGCTCAGAATGGAAATTAATAACGATGTTGCAAAAGAAGAATTGACAAAGTTCATAGAGTCTCTTATTGCCGATATAAGGAAGGCCACAGGTAAAAAAGCATAG
- a CDS encoding DNA-directed RNA polymerase subunit H, which translates to MGRVTLGVKEVAVVPKEEARELLRRLRLRPWQLPWIRSSDPLAQLAGAKPGDVLKIVRESPTAGEAVAYRLVVPG; encoded by the coding sequence GTGGGCAGGGTCACTCTAGGTGTCAAGGAGGTTGCTGTGGTTCCAAAAGAGGAGGCGAGGGAACTCTTGAGGAGGCTGAGGCTGAGGCCTTGGCAGCTCCCGTGGATTAGATCCAGCGACCCCTTGGCTCAGTTAGCTGGGGCTAAGCCGGGGGATGTGCTTAAGATTGTTAGGGAGTCGCCGACAGCTGGAGAGGCGGTGGCTTATCGCCTGGTGGTGCCGGGGTAA